In the Candidatus Latescibacter sp. genome, GCTGCGGATAGAGCAGGGTCAGGAAGCGGGCATCGGATGTGTTTTGGGTTACCTCCAGCACCGTATGGCTTAAAAAGGAGCGGCTGTACACCGCGTGTTTCATATCCGCTGCGGCGAAGGTAAGCGGGGATGATCCCACAGTGAATGTGCGGACTGATGCTTTGTCCTGTTCCCATCGTGCGCCGGAGTCAAGGCTGGTGAATGTTCCGCCTGATGTCCCGCCGCCATTGCCGTGCAGAAGGAGGGTGAACGTTCTGTTCTGTGCGCCGGTTATCCTGTCGTAGAGAAAAAAGTACCGGTGCAAGGGAAATAGTACGGTTCGCTCGAAACTGGCGCTTTGGTATTGGGTAACCGAATGCGCGTAATCAAGAACAGGATCGGTGAAATACCTGTCCAGTCTTGCATCGCTGCTGTTGGCTTGCCAGAAATTAAGGTTTCCTCCCTGAGAAGCCGCCGGGGGACCGTCGCCGTCCACCAGGATCAGGTTGTGATTACGGGCGTAGCGGGTGCTGTCGTGATACGCCCAGCCGCCGTATCCGCTGTCCATGAGCAGCATGTTCCCGTATGCGTGCAGGATGAATGTATTCGGGTCGGGGTGATTGTGCGCCTGGCCGTTGATGCGCGCCTCCCCGTGTTTGCAGAGGAACTGCAGGTAGATGCTGTTGCTGTTCCACGAGTCCCGGAACCGGGCAAAACCGCTTTCGGGATAGAAACCGGTCGGAGTCCATCCCAGTGCTCCGGGATCGGTATGCGCGGGAGGGGTATCGTCGAAACGGGCGATGTAATCGGGAAGGAACATCGGGCTGACCGCCCTGCCGTACTGATTCCACATCCAGAAAAGCGCGTCACGGTACGGACTGTCCCGGTGCAGAGAATACAAAAGGCCGGTCAGATCGAAGTATGCTGCCTCGTTGTCGTTGAAAGGAGGAGTGAGCGCGTCCGGCATCACGATGCGCGGCAGCCAGAGATGGGTCTCTACCAGCTCCGGGACAGTGGTGAAATCAAAGATGTTCATGTTCATGTTCTTGAGGGCGATAAGCGCGGGAAGATACTGCTGGGCGCTGTAGAGATGGTAATTCGGGCCTTCCGCCCACCCGCCGGCCGGTTCGCCGTTGTCGCCGGTAATGGTCATATTCCCAAGGGCATTAATCAGTTTTGACTGGGCGGTGTTGCGGTCGCCCTTCGAGCCGGGTTCATCGAGAATGGAAAGCGAGAGAACCACTATCGCCGACTGAAGTTTCACATGGTGGTTGTCGGTATGAGCAACATCGTAGTATATACATGAAGTAAAATCCTTGGCTATGGCGTCCGAAAAGGGATTTAAAATGATATCCAACGGGTTATTTTTTGACATGTAGGCGCGGAGCTTGGCGAGCCGTGAGCGTATGGATGATTCCAGACTCTGGGTGCCGCCGAGTGTGAAATCGAAACCATCGCCTCTCAACATATCATAGGCTTCTGCCCAGTGCACTGCCGCCTCGGAAATTTCCAGGTCGCCAGAACTCGAAAAGAAATTTTTGTAACTTCCATTCGGTATTGAGGCCAGGGCTTTGGCCGCTTCAGAGCCGTACGTGTTATGATTCACCTGGGTGGAATCTGTGAAAACATAAGCCCCGGCAAGCATCTTGGAATAGTAGGCCTGGGTAACTTTCGGCACGTCGGTCTTATTCCAGGAATTCAGCGCTACATCAGCCTGGAGTATCAATTGATCTCTCCATCCGGCATAGGGTGGCCTGTCGAGACGGTTCCGGATCGTTTCACGCTCCTGGGCAAGATAGAGAATGCAGGGATGCGTTTCGGTCTGGGCCTGCGAAGGCATACTTCGTAACAGGAGGACGGCGGAGAAGATGAAGAGTAAAGTTCCCCGTGAGGGGCAGATTGTTTTCATGATAATGTCAGTGCCATTTCCCTGATAATAGTTGAACGATAGGGTATCGCCGCCAGTTTAACGGTATTTTATTAAATTATGGCAAAGAAAGTCGATAAACAAGGAAATATCAAAGTAAAAGAAGTCATTTCATTTTTACCGTTGATTTCGCCGATAATTTTTTTTATATTCCAAGTCTCTTAAAAGTCCCCTTCGTCTAGTGGCCCAGGACTCAAGGTTTTCATCCTTGCAACAGGAGTTCGATTCTCCTAGGGGACGCCAAAAACGGATCGTTGTAGGGGTTCAGCATGCTGAACCCCTACGTTTTTTATTCTCTACCCACGAAACTCTCTTGATTCACCCCCCGAATTCATGTATCATTCCAAAAACAGCAGCAAAGTGACAAAGTGACAGAGAAAAAACAAAGAACTTTGATGCTTTGCCGCTTTGTCACTTTGTAACTTTGTCTCATTTTTTTGTGGGAGAAATAATGCGCGTTGTTATTCAACCGGATTATGAGCAGGTAAGCTCATGGGCGGCTGCTTATACCGCCATGCAGATAAAAAAATTCAATCCTTCGCCTGAAAAACCTTTTGTACTCGGCCTGCCGACCGGATCTTCCCCTGTCGGTATGTACCGCCAGCTGATCCGTCTTCACCGTGAAGGGTCGCTCTCGTTTGCCAATGTGGTTACTTTCAACATGGACGAATATGTCGGACTTCCGGAGGACCATCCGCAAAGCTTCCATTCTTTCATGAGGGATACTTTCTTCGGCAAGATAGATATATCACCCGGAAATGTGCACATCCTGAACGGGAACGCCCCCGATCTGGAATCGGAATGCGCCCGTTACGAGGAAAGGATAAAATCGTACGGCGGAGTGGAGCTTTTTATCGGCGGTGTCGGCGCGGACGGCCATATCGCGTTCAACGAGCCGGGATCATCCCTGACCAGCCGTACCCGGATAAAAACGCTCACCCGCGATACCCTTGCCGCAAATTCCCGCTTTTTCGACCACAATATCTCCAAAGTCCCCAAAACCGCTCTGACCATAGGAGTCGGCACCTTCATGGAGGCGCGCCGGGTCATGCTGATCGCGACCGGCTGCGACAAGGCGCGCGCCCTGCATAAGGGAGTGGAGGAAGGGGTCAACCACATGTGGACCATTTCGGCGCTTCAACTCCATCCCCATGCTGTGATCGTCTGCGATGAGGATGCCACAGTAGAGCTCAAAGTCGGCACAGTTCGATACTTCAAGGATATCGAGACCCCGGAGCAGGACCCCCGGAAAAATCTTGCAATGATGGTGCGCAAAAATGTGTGACTTTCCCCGCTTCTTTCGACTTTTGTGAGACAGGTCACATTTTTTTCCTTCAATAATTCCCATCTTATAACAGGAATCCTTCAATTACAAATTTTTCGCGAAATGTTAAACAAAGGAGAATGCCATGCGTTTCGTTCAATTTCTTGTATCCGTACTATTTACATCCCTTCTCCTGTGGGGGTGCAGCAAGGATGAAACCACGACCGGGAACCCGACGGTCGGAACGGTGAAGGTTCATTTAACCGATGGTCCGGGGGATTTCGAAAAAGTGAACATAACTTTTTCGGAAATCACTGCAAATCTCAAAACCGGTGAGGAAAACTGGATAGTCATAAACAATCAGTCTCAGACTTTAGATCTTCTGACATTGACCAACGGCATCACCTCGGTACTGGGAGAAAAACAGTTGGATCCCGGCCAATATGGACAGATTCGGCTGAAAATCACCAAAGCTGAAGTGGTGGTAAAAGGGACGACCTACACTCTTGATGTCCCGAGCGGAGCAACCAGCGGGTTGAAACTGGGTTCCGGTTTTACCATCCTGCCGGGAATAACGACTGAGTTGGTTGTGGATTTCGATGCGGCCAGATCCATTCACGCGATGGGGAACAAGCAGAACTACAAGTTGAATCCCGTTCTTCGGCTGATCGTCAAAGCCGAGTCCGGCGCTGTTTCCGGGAAAGTGGTGAATTATCAGAACTCACCTCTTGCCTATGCCATCGCCGGTACCGATACGGTTGCCTCAGCTCTGGTAAAAAAGGACAGCGGCGGTTTTCTTTTGGGATTCCTGCCGGCGGGAAGCTACACAGTGGCTGTGGCCGATACTCTCAATAAGAAATTCTCAAGGGCGGATGTAATGGTAACCGTCGGTAATACAACAAATCTGGGAGATATTACACTGCAGTAGAGAATTCGATATGAATTTTTCAGGAAACATGGTGCAAAAACTCTGTGCATATCGGGTTCGAGGCCTGTCAGGGCGACAGGAGGAGCATCCCCTCTCCGGGATTGAGAGATATGGTATTCACTGATTCGCCCGAAAGCGTCTTATAGACGCTGTTTAGTTGGATCGTGTGTATTGCCTTATCCGGATTGACAACAGCGCACCCTTTTGTAA is a window encoding:
- a CDS encoding heparinase II/III family protein, whose translation is MKTICPSRGTLLFIFSAVLLLRSMPSQAQTETHPCILYLAQERETIRNRLDRPPYAGWRDQLILQADVALNSWNKTDVPKVTQAYYSKMLAGAYVFTDSTQVNHNTYGSEAAKALASIPNGSYKNFFSSSGDLEISEAAVHWAEAYDMLRGDGFDFTLGGTQSLESSIRSRLAKLRAYMSKNNPLDIILNPFSDAIAKDFTSCIYYDVAHTDNHHVKLQSAIVVLSLSILDEPGSKGDRNTAQSKLINALGNMTITGDNGEPAGGWAEGPNYHLYSAQQYLPALIALKNMNMNIFDFTTVPELVETHLWLPRIVMPDALTPPFNDNEAAYFDLTGLLYSLHRDSPYRDALFWMWNQYGRAVSPMFLPDYIARFDDTPPAHTDPGALGWTPTGFYPESGFARFRDSWNSNSIYLQFLCKHGEARINGQAHNHPDPNTFILHAYGNMLLMDSGYGGWAYHDSTRYARNHNLILVDGDGPPAASQGGNLNFWQANSSDARLDRYFTDPVLDYAHSVTQYQSASFERTVLFPLHRYFFLYDRITGAQNRTFTLLLHGNGGGTSGGTFTSLDSGARWEQDKASVRTFTVGSSPLTFAAADMKHAVYSRSFLSHTVLEVTQNTSDARFLTLLYPQPKGAASPGISAANVSHEKGISLAFGDTTDYGVMHADSTAMTLAAGKGSYSTDADCFLARIVAPDRLLDYSIINGTFVVSGQDTLVRSLNPLNLTASYASPNAISGFLQINVQTSITLSGIRASKVFFQGKEITFTPLFNAVRFTLIGEGQWRVEGSIGSQTLQPPKNVSVTDVANDNGHRLHLTWSKSPSENDGLVDWYRIYRSRNPVLTDPILFPKNVPVDSLLALESMFTVLVDSIKAGITEYIDGVYYNGAPYYYWIQAVGSGAKSLKAAAYILTFVENTPAGFWVGDPYPNPFNPVSQINYFIPEDARVIISVYTVTGQRVTILRDEVSKAGRYSCTWFTNGIPSGIYFVKISAGRYTAIKKMALVK
- the nagB gene encoding glucosamine-6-phosphate deaminase yields the protein MRVVIQPDYEQVSSWAAAYTAMQIKKFNPSPEKPFVLGLPTGSSPVGMYRQLIRLHREGSLSFANVVTFNMDEYVGLPEDHPQSFHSFMRDTFFGKIDISPGNVHILNGNAPDLESECARYEERIKSYGGVELFIGGVGADGHIAFNEPGSSLTSRTRIKTLTRDTLAANSRFFDHNISKVPKTALTIGVGTFMEARRVMLIATGCDKARALHKGVEEGVNHMWTISALQLHPHAVIVCDEDATVELKVGTVRYFKDIETPEQDPRKNLAMMVRKNV
- a CDS encoding DUF4382 domain-containing protein, which encodes MRFVQFLVSVLFTSLLLWGCSKDETTTGNPTVGTVKVHLTDGPGDFEKVNITFSEITANLKTGEENWIVINNQSQTLDLLTLTNGITSVLGEKQLDPGQYGQIRLKITKAEVVVKGTTYTLDVPSGATSGLKLGSGFTILPGITTELVVDFDAARSIHAMGNKQNYKLNPVLRLIVKAESGAVSGKVVNYQNSPLAYAIAGTDTVASALVKKDSGGFLLGFLPAGSYTVAVADTLNKKFSRADVMVTVGNTTNLGDITLQ